Proteins encoded in a region of the Populus nigra chromosome 3, ddPopNigr1.1, whole genome shotgun sequence genome:
- the LOC133687918 gene encoding protein ELF4-LIKE 3, with protein sequence MEGDTFSGLGNGTQIDGKILQTFQKNFVQVQNILDQNRLLINEINQNHESKIPDNLSRNVGLIRELNNNIRRVVDLYADLSTSFTKSMDASSEGDSSGALKSDGKGGHKRNRPA encoded by the coding sequence ATGGAGGGTGACACATTCTCAGGACTTGGCAATGGTACCCAGATAGATGGCAAGATCTTGCAGACATTTCAAAAGAACTTTGTTCAGGTCCAAAATATCTTGGATCAGAATAGGCTTCTCATTAATGAGATAAATCAGAACCATGAATCCAAGATCCCTGACAACCTGAGCAGAAATGTTGGTCTGATAAGGGAGCTCAACAACAATATCAGGAGGGTAGTTGACCTTTATGCTGATCTTTCTACCTCCTTCACCAAATCCATGGACGCCTCTTCTGAGGGGGATTCTAGTGGTGCCTTGAAATCTGATGGCAAAGGTGGCCACAAGAGAAATAGACCTGCATAG